From the Mya arenaria isolate MELC-2E11 chromosome 17, ASM2691426v1 genome, the window gcTCACCATCGGACTGCTGCCTTTGCATCATCGTAATATCGTGATATTGCGTTTTTTCGTTATCGGAGTATCGCATTGTCGTGTTTTCTTCATCGTACTGttttttcatcatcgtactgtcgcaatttcgccatcgtactgtcgcgttatcatcatcgtaccgtcgtGTTATCATCACCCTGCTGTCGcgttttcgccatcgtactgtcgtctTTTCACCATCGTtctgtcgtgttatcatcatgGTACTGTTGTgatttcatcatcgtactattaCCTTCTGATGCGCATGTGCATAGAATAATTTGCCCTCTATATGACAAAATGTCGGATGCAGGAATGCGTTTTAGAGAGAATTTTTCGATTTGCcatgtttgtaaatgttatgtcataataacgaccaacttaaTGATACTAGTAATCAAAAAGCGTTTAAGGAACGTCTCGTTAACTGGCCAGTCGTTTGGCGAAAACTAACGATAGCGCAGCGTTAAAGCGAATGACacagtttgaaagaaaatgacgtcacgtcatattAACCTGTAAAGAAatacgcgacagtacgataatgaaaaatcgacagtacgataatgaaaacgcgacagtataGATACTACGAAAAGGAAATCGCACCAGCACAATACAACGATGGAAAAAGCCCGACATttcgatggtgaaaacacgatagtataTCGCATATCATCATTATACTTTCGTATTATCGCGTGTTcgctatcgtactgtcgcgtatTCATACTTTTGAGTATCGCGTATCAGATCAAGAAACTCACAGGCGATGCCCCTAACGGCTTTCCATGATGGTAAAGTATCTGAATAACAAATCAAATACACGTATGTACACATTGGCGCCATTTTATCAACGAGTGTACGACAATTATAATCGTTAAAGGGACTCGCCCTTGTTATTAGACACAATAAGTCTACCCGGTTATGCATCTGGAAACACTTATTTAATCATTGTTTAACTCTATGGATTTGAAATtgcataacaaaacaaataaagtatagTATTTCGGTTTTAGTGGAAACCCAAGCCGGTAAagtcaaatataaatatatataacgaacgcctttaccactagacctcCAGAACTTCTACTAAAGTGAtagatattttgacattttaacaataaattgataacatcacgtgataatgtccaTCAAGAGGAtgtttgagcaaatatcaacatttccAGAGGGGTTCCAGCTTTTAGTATTCTatttttaacactccttatgttttgccacactttatttcgtaattaaacaagtgcattttacaaaccatgtgATCAAGAATtgtattaaacttttaaacgGAGCTAAAATCATCCCACCTCACCTACTCACCTCAATAGAATAAAACTTCAGCGGGTGGGCGGGGTTGGGGGcgaataatgataataataattttgacgAACGCGAAAGCCGCGTCGCAACATTCCCTGCTGTGCTGGTccaatttattcaaatttaataccATAGACCTATTTCAATATGCCTCTCAAGGCAACATTTTGCCATCAGTCCCCTATGATACTTAAGTACTTTGATTAAGTTTGCAATTATTGACATATGTTTGCTAACTGAGTAAAACCCCTCAAAAGTTTCGTTGGCCTTCCCAATGCAGTAGCCACACTATTTCATATGTTCCATGGGCGTTCAATTGAAGTCACtttgaacataataatacaatatacatgttaaagggactgtacaccagattggcatgttaaaacactacaatgaattaacactattatttatttctacGAGCTACTACTGCTGTTGACCCGGCATTCATCCGAAGTTGTTTGCGATGAAAAATTGCCGAGGTAATCCGTCTTTTGTGATGAAAATAACCCCTGAGTTCGGCAGGTCTTTTATACACCACCCGCCACCAGTATTTTCAGAACGTTaattaataattgattaatttaaTTTCTAAAACGACCAAAAGACTGTCCGCGGGTATTCTGATACCCATTCATAATCAATACTTTTAATGTAAGCACCCTGGTTTGAGAGCAAGAACACAACCCTTTCATTCACACCAATCAGATAAAGGGGTCATAACCCAATGCTGATCTCTGAAGACAATAGTGTTTAGTACTGTTTTCGATGATAACCCTTGTATTCGAGCGTTATCCTAAAATAGAGTTTGTCCTACATTGTCAGTAAATCAGGGGCTctacatttttgaaatgttcagATTCTTATTTGTGATGAATCGTTATTTATTGCTGAAGACAACTCTTGATGGATTAGTaaactgcgcatgcgcatatagtCTAGCCTGCTGTTTGAATATGCAAAAGCGCGATTTAATTGTCAACGCTGATTTAAGTGGCGTCCCACTTGCCGACAGGTACACGGATTCATTTTAAACCTGATGCAGTATGATGCAGAGGGGCTAACACTTACAAGTCGgttaaaatttattaagtaatttctccGTGAGCTCCGCGTCCTTAAGTCacttattcacgaagaaattacttaataaactctaaCCTACATTGAGCACATCTTGGCTGGGCGCATCCggaactcctcagccatttttttcgaaaacaacctcagatgtatatgaacggtttacaacgccagaaatcggtacacttaAATTACGCTCAGGGGtgtagccagcgttacgcattcacgcatgtgcgtaacatcaatttgaaaaatgataaaaataaatatggccaAAAATAGCATCAAAGTCGAGAGCTAAGCTAAaaatgatatcagaataaaggaAGAGTAGCTTAAGTTAGCATTActtctctgtgctagatagaataacggtccgctgtaggcggcagatgtgcgttcataatataacattacGTTATAGACGGATGTAAGTTCATactacgtatgtttacttggttggtaatatgcaaattagcaaagctcGGGCTCTGTGTGAATAGAGAATTTAGCGTATAaaaagaccagcggaccccttcatggttgagcatgcttttctctgataTATTGGCGTTTGTTCGTCTCGCACGTTACAATAGCTTAATGAGCTTGAATCAATCACTTGATAACTAAAAGGTCGGCAGCCTCGAACTtataaatccctccaaatacaccTCAGAGCTCAACATGGTAGTTCCATTCTCAATTTTTCCCTGAGGAGCACCCCCACCTCCCGCTGAACCCCAAACAACCTAAAAGGATATTCCCCCTCCCACATCCATCCCCTCTCTTGCGTAATATTCAGTAAAGCCTCGCTACGCCCCTGACGCTGCAAGTAGATGacatagtaatttcaatttagcagttataACTTCATAACTTCattcttgggaatcttaattatgtttgcaataaatcacttcactggcaatcagtttaaacttctACAAGTACAAGCCAAAACACTGcattcaattaattatataatccAATTTGTACGAACTACTTCTgatgatgtaccggcatacatccgaggttgttaactataaaaatgaccgaggagctccgaatgggcTGGGCGCTCCTTGCGCCATTTTCATCGGTTTTTGGGATTTTCTactttatttaagatataaatgaaaaaagaggcatttatttaaaatattgcttttcAAATTTGCCCTTATGAGACATTAGATTCCGGGATTCTCTGTTCGGCTGCATTGTTGCGGAGAATATTTCAGaagtatttacataatttaaagGCTAGAAGTAAACTTTTTATGGTATGcggaaaataaataatatagaaTACACGAAGATCAGGTTTTATTGCAAGAAAGACGTTATACGTGGATACCTTCTTTAGAACAGGTAAGATGTAAGATTCATGTATAATTATGAATGGCTCTGTAAAATTACGTAGATTAACAGTTTGCCGTTTTTTTGGTTCGCCAATGAAATCGCTATATTgcgttttaaatgtaaaaaaaaacctcATAAAATTGCTAGACGCATTTATACATGGAGAAAATAAGTCTGTTATATTTCCTGTTGGCGGTCTATATGATCAAATTCAAGGGCGCATTGCGTTCGTGACAAAATAGGGCCAACTGTCAATATGCTTTTGTTTATACTTTGAATGATATGCCTCGCACAGATAGACCACTACGGAATATACAGTCAAACAATAAGAAGGTACCGCAATGTCGATTTAAATGAACTACTTTTCAAAGCGGTCAATGCCAATGTCTTGAcgtttatatataagtttagTGAGCATCATACTAGACGTCGTGCTTAACCCTGGCCCGAAGTCTCAGAGGGAGATGTACAGTTCATTTCTTTCTTCATGGCAGAAATGTCTGAGAAAGTTGCAGACACGGATATTGCCATGGAAGAGATTCAAGGGGATGGAAAACGATTGACTGCCGCAGAGATACCGATAGCTACCACACGAACTTCGGACCCGCCAACCGATACttgtaaatacattaattaaagttgtaccccccccccataaaacacatacaactaaTATGAGTATTCGTTACGCTTAAAGAGAAAATTTGTAAGATTCTGCGTACCGTGTTCCAAAAAGCCATTAAATACCGCGTCTTAGAACTCGAACGAGCTCTGGATAGTTAACACCTCTCAATTTTGCAGCTTGTTTACATAATTccatcaataattatgttttgtaattttatccGTTGTTGTGGTCAACCATCCTATGGTTGATGTTATACTTTATGTATTACagatcaaacaaatacttttTGGGGAGATACAGCGACTGCTGGAATAAGTTCGTGTATTGGTAATACTTGACTAATAACCTGTTATAAAGTGTAACGCTGAAACCCAGGTAAAAAGAAAAATTCACTGTGACGTCGCCTAATTATTTAATCGATAGATCGATAAATTAATCGACTCAGAAACGTACGACAATACGAAAAACAGAACTCAAAATACTTGTTAGAAGCAATGAACTATAtccttttcatttaaatcaagACTTATTATTGGAACCGATAAGCTAGTCACTGCGTCGAACGTAACTTCGGCGTCGTTCACTGTCGTGGTCGCCTAGTTGTGATCCCTTTAAAACAGCGTCAATGTCGTAAACCAATGTGGATCCATTCCTTCACAGTCCAGTTCGTTGGTGTGATTAATGGAGTCTTCCGGAATAGATCACACGTGGGTAACCGGCGACGAAAGACAAACTCAAGACTCAGAATGGAAAACTATATCAAcactcatatttatttattgaaggAAGTTTAGCTAAAAAGAAACCTTTGTCTTAGTTTGAAATAATCTAGGAATAATAATCTTCCTAATAGCTCAGCTATGTATAAGAATCACGTTTCTACctgtaaaattaatttcaacctttattttccttttataaaccaattgaaataaaaaaatatagcttccgtgatttttttttgtatcctGTTTCAGAAAAATATGCGTTTCTAATATAACTCCTCCAAGAGCTTGAACATGAAAGTATAGCAACGCTGGAAGCCATATAAGCTTTTATCTGATATCCAGACTGAACTGCTGGTTATCGGATCTATTTTCCTCCATAACACAGACAAATGTTTAATTCCGCAAGCGCGTAAGACTCCAATCTATCCATGTTATATTTTACGTATCTTTGACAAGccgtttacaaatattatttcgaTCATGGTTGCTTGAAAGAAAGTCAACGTTCCTCCACATGtttctttataatattttctGACATTCTTCAAACTGCTGtatttcatagttattttttaaatcgttTTTAAGAGTGACATATCTTACTTacatctgaagaaaaaaatacatacttttagGTCACATGTCCATTAATCATGCAGGTCACATGTCACATAGATAATAGCAGGTGTGGATTCCATTCACGCCACTGGAAACAAAAGTAACTCCTCCTGTGACAAAACACACGATACAATAGCCTTGGAACTTAATAAGTATTACGTAtataacaataatgaaatattttgactttgCCATTGATACCatggtttttcattttcagccaTTATGGCCGACAGTGCACCGGATGAAGTCGAATCTAACGCATGGGCAGGACTTCTCAAATTCTTCTCCACTATTTTCATCATTCACTTCTTTCCGTTTTCACTTCTGTGTTCCTTAAAGGTTTGTGCGTGATATGCATTATAAcacaatttataattaaatgttatttcatctCCATTTTGACACAGTTTATACTGATTTAGCTGATAGCCTAGTCTGATGACGTCATTAATGAGACGTCACAAGGAGCACCTCATTTGGACCTATAAAgttttgaatgtttacaaaaaagacTCATAATAGGGTGTTTacgttaaatatattattggcATAGATGTTAGCcagtttataaaaattaaaagacGCACAATAAGAGTTTGAGGACGCTAGTTAAAGTTTAGTGGCTTGAGAAAGCATGTAATTGCTCTTTTTCGGAAAGTTCGATGTCTTCtgcttttacaaaaataataaagttaaaattagATTTGATTAATGggtaaaaagttaaaaatatatcaacattctTCCGTTTATTCAACAGACGGCCCAAGAGTACGAGCGAGCAGTTATTTTCGCCTGTGGCGAATCTTACATGGCGGCGCAAAAGGACCAGGTACGAATCATATTagttttaaaaggtttaataaGTGTGTGCCTGTATACCCTATGTcccttgtttattatttatttagacaaggatttattatattgaaaacggcaaataattttttaaagaatcCATCAAGAAAGAATGGTTAAATGCACTATGCCAGTACCGTGATTACATTTCTTTTGAGGAAAATGTTATCAAAGGATAAGTATTTTATCTGAGTTATCTTAAGTAATTGCCATAACTGTGTGTGTGACGATATCCAAATAGAGTCAATTTTCGGAGGAGTAAATATGTGTACCTTTTAGAAAGAGGAAGTTGCGTCATCATTTCTTTCGGTTTATTGAGTATATCACACACAACTATTAGTTGAAATGCGAGAAGTAATTGATGCAGTGATTACTTTATTAGTATTACATGGTTTAAATCATAGAATTATTGCCAACCATCAGTCGGCGGTCTATCCGGCCCGTCGGCAACCAACAGTCGGCGGTCTATCCGGCCCGTCGGCAACCATCAGTCGGCGGTCTATCCGGCCCATCGGCAACCAACATTCGGGGGTCTATCCGTCCCGTCGGCAACTATCAGTTGGCGGTCCATCCGGCCCGTCGGCAACCAACAGTTGGCGGTCTATCCGGCCGGTCGGCAACCAGCAGTCGGCGGTCTATCCGGCCGGTCGGCAACCATCAGACGGCGGTCTATCCGGCCCGTCGGCAACCAACAATCGGCGGTCTATCCGGCCGGTCGGCACTATCTTTGCACGGtgttatcatatatttgttttgtctggTGCTATAATATACACTTCGTGAGGATAAAActgaaatgatatttcataagtATATGTACTTGTTATTTAAGAGGTTTCCGTTACGTCTGTTTAGGTATGTTTTGGTGTATCCGTGCATTAATGATGTTGTGAAAGTGAAAGTGGATATTAGAACCCGATCCTTCGACATCAACACTCAAAAGGTATGCTTCAAGAGTTGATACCTTAGGCCGCACCAGTCTAATATTTCGCCGGATTTTTGCACGACCCTGCGGACCTAACCCTGTTTTGTATCTGCATTTTAGGCCGTTTCAATTAATGTGGCATGTCAGTAAGTGAGAACATTGAGatgaattgaaatgaatacattgTAATAGCATGCATCAGGTAGCTATTGCGAATTAGGGGTTAcgcagaccccccccccccctcaattAACATAGCTTATAAGAAAGGTAAACGGGTGTTTAGCTCAATGAATAAGTTTAATCCTGATTTACTCTGTTGTTTTGTTCCTATGATAACGGTTTGTTCATAGAAAGtgtataatatgaatataagAATGCTTAAAGTGTATTTGACAGGCTACAttttagaattattatttttcaatttttcaattttagtgaAAGTAATTTCAATCTAAAAGTACAGAATAGGTTTTGATTCATCACCATGTTTCTTTTGCTATAAAATACAAGtttgttttatgcacatttcctAAAAGCAATATGTAAGGTACGATCTGTTAATTCGATAATATCCGAAATAAAAGGGAGTATCATCAGTTTagtttttttgcaatttaagcTAGTCCACGCTGGAAAATTAAATATCGATATATAAAtgacaggggggggggggggaagcaTCCGACTCGTCGCTATATATTTaccatttgattatttttaaagatacttacAGAAGACTACTTGACCGTGACAGTTGACGCAGTAATGTACTTCCGGGTCATTGACCCAGTTCTTTCCGTGACCCATGTGGAGGATTTTATTGGTGCTAGCAAAATGCTTGGTGCGACACCTCTAAGAAACATCCTGGGAACGTATAAAATGACTGAACTGCTGACGAAAAGCgctaatataaacaaaacaaaaagttaattatgaattatggtatttaattattcatttgaCAATAATCAGCACTTCTAATTTG encodes:
- the LOC128224850 gene encoding uncharacterized protein LOC128224850; translation: MSEKVADTDIAMEEIQGDGKRLTAAEIPIATTRTSDPPTDTSIMADSAPDEVESNAWAGLLKFFSTIFIIHFFPFSLLCSLKTAQEYERAVIFACGESYMAAQKDQSAVYPARRQPTVGGLSGPSATISRRSIRPIGNQHSGVYPSRRQLSVGGPSGPSATNSWRSIRPVGNQQSAVYPAGRQPSDGGLSGPSATNNRRSIRPVGTIFARCYHIFVLSGAIIYTS